A genomic window from Sorex araneus isolate mSorAra2 chromosome 2, mSorAra2.pri, whole genome shotgun sequence includes:
- the LOC129401722 gene encoding actin nucleation-promoting factor WASL-like, with the protein MYIIYKTEMGAPLPPPLLEAPPPPPARPRSSAPAAREASRRRGIPARVAAAARVRHLRPSTACCLPALEAPRGPRARPLPGAERERPSSRPAPPVLPQTPGTPAGAARAPLDAADHSQVDRGPSQVPPHTGPVGGSVLWGSLVKTPRDKVVELKDTWIQHIERSDVGENVRKWVQVMTHKEVQSGREVVSGKNEAPRRREERENATEGKMAWRPPFIRTIKEVRTWRRGKGKKKKRYELATVGRMRDLETEAIPARSLPRCNPGGHMFVCPLCS; encoded by the exons GCCCCgctccctccaccccttctcgaggccccgcccccgccgcccgcgagGCCTCGAAgctccgcccccgccgcccgcgagGCCTCGAGGCGCCGCGGGATCCCCGCgcgggtggcggcggcggcg CGCGTGCGGCATCTTCGACCGAGCACCGCCTGCTGCCTGCCCGCACTCGAGGCCCCTCGAGGACCCCGGGCGCGTCCCCTCCCGGGGGCGGAAAGGGAAAGGCCTTCaagccgccccgcgccccccgtcTTGCCCCAGACCCCCGGAACTCCTGCTGGGGCGGCGAGAGCCCCTCTGGACGCAGCGGATCACAGCCAGGTGGACCGGGGCCCGTCTCAGGTTCCCCCACACACGGGGCCTGTGGGGGGGTCGGTCCTGTGGGGGTCGCTCGTGAAGACCCCCAGGGACAAG GTTGTGGAACTTAAGGACACTTGGATTCAACATATAGAGAGAAGTGACGTGGGTGAAAATGTGAGGAAGTGGGTGCAAGTGATGACTCACAAAGAAGTACAATCAGGAAGGGAAGTAGTATCTGGGAAGAATGAAGCCCCAAGGcgcagggaggaaagagaaaatgcaaCAGAG ggAAAGAtggcgtggcgtccgccattcataaggaccattaaggaggtacgaacttggaggcgtgggaagggaaaaaaaaaaaagaggtatgaacttgcaacagtggGACGCATGCGTGATCTCGAGACGGAGGCGATACCGGCacgctctctgccgagatgtaacccgggtggccacatgtttgtgtgtcCACTCTGCAGCTGA